A region of Archocentrus centrarchus isolate MPI-CPG fArcCen1 unplaced genomic scaffold, fArcCen1 scaffold_33_ctg1, whole genome shotgun sequence DNA encodes the following proteins:
- the LOC115776568 gene encoding uncharacterized protein LOC115776568: MSPGPASLCWTFLLFVGAFVFVSADQKIITAESGQDVTLPCRAPNNNNNNNNKIIVAEWTRVDLEPGYVLLYRYDQFAPANQHPSFKNRVDLQDRQMKDGDVSVILKDVTTDDEGTYECHFFMEGARSWELSSIYLSVHPPKQIIITAESGQRVSLPCRAPNNNIISVEWTQPDLGDKYVLLYQDENFDPDYQHPSFKNRVDLQDRQMKDGDVSLVLMNVKAADAGTYECRVFMAETRSWERSMVYLRVDPPEQKNIPAEFGQDVTLPCRAPIYNYNRGVEWSRADLEPGFVLFYRDGQFDLDNQHPSFKDRVELQDRQMKDGDVSLVLKDVTNNDAGTYECRVFMTGTNRRKRSADPINIINLSVGPPGPSGGHTEGGAVGLAALPVVAVVLAVVVGFVIYKKTRKNQIKSFSESDDGTEMNSPEHPAEGKHQN, translated from the exons ATGTCTCCTGGACCTGCGTCACTCTGCTGGACTTTCCTCCTGTTTGTCGGCGCCTTCGTGTTTGTCTCTGCAG ACCAGAAAATCATCACAGCTGAGTCTGGACAGGACGTCACTCTGCCATGTCGagctccaaacaacaacaacaacaacaacaacaaaatcataGTTGCAGAGTGGACCAGAGTTGACTTGGAGCCTGGATATGTGCTTTTGTACAGATACGATCAGTTTGCTCCAGCCAaccagcatccatcctttaagaaccgggtggatctgcaggacagacagatgaaggatggagacgtgtctgtgatTCTGAAGGATGTGACGACTGATGATGAGGGAACATACGAGTGTCATTTCTTCATGGAGGGAGCACGCTCATGGGAGCTCAGCAGCATCTACCTGAGTGTTCATCCTCCAA agcaGATAATCATCACAGCTGAGTCTGGACAGAGAGTCAGTCTGCCATGTCGAGCTCCAAACAACAACATCATATCTGTAGAGTGGACCCAACCTGACCTGGGAGACAAATATGTCCTTTTGTATCAAGATGAGAATTTTGATCCAGACTACCAGCATCCATCCTTCaagaaccgggtggatctgcaggacagacagatgaaggatggagacgtgtctttGGTTCTGATGAACgtgaaagctgctgatgctggaaCATACGAGTGTCGCGTCTTCATGGCAGAAACTCGCTCATGGGAGCGCAGCATGGTCTACCTGAGAGTTGATCCTCCAG agcagaaaaacatcccAGCTGAGTTTGGACAGGACGTCACTCTGCCATGTCGAGCTCCAATCTACAACTACAACAGGGGTGTggagtggagcagagctgacctggAGCCTGGGTTTGTCCTTTTTTACCGGGATGGGCAGTTTGATCTAGATAACCAGCATCCGTCCTTTAAGGACCGAGTGGAGCTGCAGGACcgacagatgaaggatggagacgtgtctttGGTTCTGAAGGATGTGACGAATAACGATGCCGGAACATACGAGTGTCGCGTCTTCATGACAGGAACAAACCGCAGGAAGAGATCTGCTGACCCCATCAACATCATCAACCTGAGTGTTggtcctccag GTCCATCAGGAGGACACACAGAGGGTGGAGCTGTTGGACTGGCAGCTCTTCCTGTGGTTGCTGTTGttcttgctgttgttgttggctTTGTGATCTACAAGAAAACCAgaaaaaaccaaataaaatcattttcagaGTCAGATGATGGGACAGAAATGAACTCTCCTGAACATCCAGCAGAGGGAAAACATCAGAATTAG